One Thermodesulfobacteriota bacterium genomic window, GAGCCGCCGGGAGTGCGCTCCGGATCGACGGGGTTGCGGGTCTTCCCCGGGGAATACACCGCGAGCTCGGTGGTCACCGTCTTGCCCATAATGACCGCCCCTCCCGCGCGAAGCTGCGCCACCACACAGGCGTCCTCCGCGGGCCGGCGTCCCGCATGCAGGACCGTGCCGAACTCGGTCGGCATGTCCTTCGTGTCGAAGACGTCCTTGATCCCCACCGGCACGCCGTGGAGCGGCCCAAGAGGCCCGAGCGGCCCCCGATGCCGCAGCGCCCGGTCGGCCGCACGCGCCTGCTCCAGCGCCGATTCCGGATCCAGGAAGGCCCACGCCCCGATCCGCTCCTCGAGTTCGGCGATGCGCGCAAGGCAAGCGCCCACCAGCTCCTCGGAGGTCAGCCGGCCCGCCCGGATCGCCTCCGCCGCCTCGGCGGCGCTCATCCGCGCGGGATCCGCCCCCCCTTTCGGCAGCGTACCGCCTCCCCCCCCCGCGCTGCGATCGCTCATGGATGTCCTCCCCCCGTCGGCATGCCGCCCGCATCCATTTTCCCGCCCCGGGGGCGGAACACAAACGCCTTTTTGCATTGCGGCGCATGGTAAAGTATTCAGAGTATCTGCAGAAATTCCCCCCCTGGAGGATGCGACGTGAGCACCGTGATCGCGAAGACCATCGGCCATTTTATCGACGGAAAGGTCCACACCGGCTCCGGGGAGCGGTACGGGAACGTCTACGATCCCGCCCGGGGGGAAATCTCCGCACGCGTCGCCTTCGCCGGGAAGGCCGAGGTAGAGGAGGCGGTCCGGGCCGCCGCCGCCGCGTTCCCCGCATGGGCCGCCACCCCGCCGCTGCGCCGCGCGCGGGTCCTGTTCCGGTTCAAGGAGCTGCTGGAGCAGCACGCCGAGGAGCTTTCGGGGCTGATCACCTCCGAGCACGGGAAGGTCTTGAGCGACGCGCGCGGGTCGCTCACGCGCGGGATCGAAGTGGTGGAGTTCGCCTGCGGGATCCCGCACCTGCTGAAAGGGAGCTTCTCGGACAACGTCGGCACCGGCGTCGACAGCCACGCGTTCCGGCAACCGCTCGGCGTGTGCGTGGGGATCTCCCCGTTCAATTTCCCCGCGATGGTCCCGATGTGGATGTTCCCCGTCGCGATCGCCTGCGGGAACACCTTCATCCTGAAGCCCTCCGAGAAGGTCCCTTCCTGCCCGATGCGGCTCGCCGAGCTCTTTTCCGAGGCAGGGCTCCCGCCGGGCGTCCTGAACGTGGTGCACGGAGACCGCGAGGCGGTCGAGCTGCTGACCTCGCACCCGAAGGTAGACTCGGTCAGCTTCGTCGGATCCAGCCCGGTCGCCGAGAGCGTGTACCGGACCGCGACGTCGCACGGGAAGCGGGTGCAGGCGCTGGGAGGCGCGAAGAACCACGCGGTCGTGATGCCCGACGCGGACCTCGACCAGGCGGTGGACGCCCTGATGGGGGCGGCGTACGGCTCCGCCGGGGAGCGCTGCATGGCCATCTCCGTGGTCGTCGCGGTGGGGGACGCGGTCGCCGACGCCCTCGTGGTGAAGCTGCGGGAGCGGATCCGGACGCTGAAGGTGCGCCCCGGCGTCGACCCGGAGGCCGAGATGGGGCCGCTGGTCACCCGCGAGCACCTGGAGCGCGTGAAGGGATACGTCGACCTCGGAGTGAGCGAGGGGGCGAAGCTCGTCGTGGACGGCCGGGACTTCCGTCCCGCGGGCGCCGA contains:
- a CDS encoding CoA-acylating methylmalonate-semialdehyde dehydrogenase, whose amino-acid sequence is MGHFIDGKVHTGSGERYGNVYDPARGEISARVAFAGKAEVEEAVRAAAAAFPAWAATPPLRRARVLFRFKELLEQHAEELSGLITSEHGKVLSDARGSLTRGIEVVEFACGIPHLLKGSFSDNVGTGVDSHAFRQPLGVCVGISPFNFPAMVPMWMFPVAIACGNTFILKPSEKVPSCPMRLAELFSEAGLPPGVLNVVHGDREAVELLTSHPKVDSVSFVGSSPVAESVYRTATSHGKRVQALGGAKNHAVVMPDADLDQAVDALMGAAYGSAGERCMAISVVVAVGDAVADALVVKLRERIRTLKVRPGVDPEAEMGPLVTREHLERVKGYVDLGVSEGAKLVVDGRDFRPAGAENGFFLGACLFDGVTTGMRIYQEEIFGPVLSLVRVPDFGSAMKLVNGHEFANGTAVFTRDGDTAREFAGKAQVGMIGINVPIPVPVAFHSFGGWKRSLFGDHHMHGPEGVNFYTRLKTITTRWPAGIRTGAEFVMPTMK